In the genome of Rhizobium etli 8C-3, one region contains:
- a CDS encoding SDR family oxidoreductase, translated as MDLGINGKRALVLASSRGLGHGIAVALAREGANVLLCGRSGEQLEANCKAINAEGNGKADWIWADLSDEKFVETVTAAVKEKFGGLDILVNNTGGPPPGTTEDMTPEKLETYFLSMVLRVISLTNALLPCMKAQGWGRILTIASSGVIEPIANLALSNTLRPALAGWSKTLASEVASHGVTANLLLPGSILTGRLDELDGAAAKRTGKSMQDVRSDKEARIPVGRYGKVEEFAATAAFLCSQPASYITGSLLRCDGGAARSV; from the coding sequence ATGGATCTCGGAATCAACGGCAAACGCGCACTCGTTCTGGCTTCGTCGCGCGGGCTTGGCCATGGCATTGCGGTCGCACTCGCCCGTGAAGGCGCAAACGTGCTTCTTTGCGGCCGAAGCGGTGAGCAGCTGGAGGCGAACTGCAAGGCGATCAACGCCGAGGGCAACGGCAAGGCCGACTGGATCTGGGCTGATCTGTCTGACGAGAAATTCGTCGAGACGGTGACTGCCGCCGTCAAGGAAAAGTTCGGTGGCCTGGATATCCTGGTGAACAATACCGGCGGCCCGCCGCCCGGAACGACCGAGGACATGACGCCTGAGAAGCTGGAGACCTATTTCCTCTCGATGGTGCTGCGCGTCATTTCACTGACCAATGCGCTGCTACCTTGCATGAAGGCGCAAGGTTGGGGCCGCATCCTCACCATCGCATCGTCGGGCGTCATAGAGCCCATTGCCAATTTGGCGCTTTCCAACACGCTGCGCCCTGCCCTTGCCGGCTGGTCGAAAACGCTCGCCTCGGAAGTCGCAAGCCACGGCGTGACGGCCAATTTGCTCCTGCCGGGCAGTATCCTCACCGGGCGCCTCGACGAGCTTGATGGCGCGGCCGCCAAGCGCACCGGCAAAAGCATGCAAGACGTCCGCAGCGACAAGGAAGCACGCATTCCCGTTGGACGCTACGGCAAGGTGGAGGAATTCGCAGCAACCGCCGCTTTCCTCTGCAGCCAGCCGGCAAGCTACATCACCGGCTCGCTGTTGCGTTGCGACGGCGGTGCAGCGCGTTCGGTTTAA
- a CDS encoding efflux RND transporter periplasmic adaptor subunit: MKKFWITFSIIAVTAVSIWQFRRIPLLDPLAYAFQLVGAPAQQGGKAQADQPGGGQHNRRGGSGPTLVKTVAAIKTVLPRDVTASGWAEAENTTTIAAQEQGLVTAIVATDGATVKQGELIARLDDRPAQAAVDKDKATITRDAATLWEAETALTRAADLLAQKAGTQQSYDQAKAARDTAAATVEADRAALASDQILLEHTQIRAPFDGRLGDIAISPGAFVGAGTAIVTIAQYDPIYVKFHLQERDLRQLKQSLATGPVEVTTTPDSTKGSVRHGAISFYDNTVDTASGTILAKARFENATGALWPGQSVNLAVHFNNKEQQVVVPTVAVSPGADGFFSYVVKNGKAQMTPVTVARASGGFTAVSAGLSQGDHVVIEGQAQLLDQQHVEEQFDDKALNVVSADQPAHQTKTLAAEAEQ, translated from the coding sequence ATGAAGAAATTTTGGATTACCTTCAGCATTATTGCCGTGACTGCCGTCAGCATTTGGCAATTCCGAAGAATTCCCCTCCTCGACCCGCTCGCATATGCCTTTCAGCTGGTCGGGGCGCCGGCGCAACAAGGCGGCAAGGCGCAAGCGGACCAGCCAGGCGGGGGGCAGCATAACCGGCGGGGAGGCAGCGGCCCGACGCTCGTGAAAACGGTCGCCGCCATAAAGACGGTGCTGCCGCGAGACGTCACGGCCTCGGGTTGGGCAGAAGCCGAAAACACCACCACGATCGCCGCACAGGAACAGGGTCTTGTCACCGCGATCGTCGCGACCGACGGCGCAACGGTCAAGCAAGGCGAACTGATCGCCAGGCTCGACGACCGGCCGGCCCAAGCGGCGGTCGACAAGGACAAAGCGACGATCACGCGGGACGCAGCGACGCTCTGGGAAGCCGAAACCGCTCTCACACGCGCAGCCGATCTCCTGGCGCAAAAGGCCGGCACGCAGCAGAGCTACGACCAGGCCAAGGCCGCTCGCGACACGGCTGCCGCCACCGTCGAGGCCGACAGGGCCGCGCTCGCCTCCGATCAGATTCTGCTCGAACACACGCAGATCCGCGCGCCGTTCGACGGCCGCCTTGGCGACATCGCGATCAGCCCGGGGGCTTTCGTCGGCGCCGGAACGGCGATCGTGACGATTGCCCAATATGATCCGATCTATGTGAAATTCCATCTGCAGGAACGCGATCTGCGCCAGTTGAAGCAGTCCCTCGCCACGGGACCCGTCGAGGTGACGACCACACCGGATTCGACGAAGGGCAGCGTGCGCCACGGCGCGATCAGCTTCTACGACAATACCGTCGACACTGCTTCCGGCACGATCCTCGCAAAGGCGCGCTTCGAAAACGCAACCGGGGCGCTCTGGCCCGGGCAATCCGTCAATCTCGCCGTTCACTTCAACAATAAAGAACAGCAGGTCGTCGTACCGACCGTCGCCGTCAGCCCCGGCGCCGACGGGTTCTTTTCCTATGTCGTGAAGAATGGAAAGGCGCAGATGACGCCCGTCACCGTCGCTCGCGCAAGCGGCGGTTTCACGGCCGTTTCCGCCGGGCTCTCGCAAGGCGATCACGTGGTCATCGAGGGACAGGCGCAGCTTTTAGACCAGCAGCATGTCGAGGAGCAATTCGATGACAAGGCGCTGAACGTCGTCTCCGCCGACCAACCGGCTCACCAGACAAAGACCCTGGCGGCGGAGGCAGAACAATGA